A single Crateriforma conspicua DNA region contains:
- the ribA gene encoding GTP cyclohydrolase II: MSERLNTIPEAIEAIARGEVIIVVDAEDRENEGDFICAAEKASVDTINFILAGRGQLCVAVLPEVCRRLDLVPIVNQNDAPLKTAFVTPVDIATAKTGITASERAETIRRLADPECAITDFVRPGHVYPLLAKQGGVLRRAGHTEAAVDLARMAGLEPAGVLCEILDETGDRASRPKLRELADEHNMVMISIEQLIAYRRVSERLITRSAGAQLPTQYGDFQILVYQVEYESQEPIALVFGDLKAPGPPPLVRMHSSCFTGDLISSLRCDCGDQLHMALKMISQEGRGALVYLPQEGRGIGLSAKIRAYALQDQGLDTVEANHALGFKADMRDYGIGLQILKDLGLHEVRLLTNNPKKTEAFNLRGFDLRVVDQVPIVPAINQHNQRYMETKRDKMGHQLP, encoded by the coding sequence ATGTCCGAGCGACTTAACACCATTCCCGAAGCCATCGAAGCGATCGCCAGGGGCGAAGTCATCATCGTGGTCGACGCCGAAGACCGCGAAAATGAAGGCGACTTCATTTGTGCGGCGGAAAAGGCCAGTGTCGACACGATCAATTTTATCTTGGCCGGCCGTGGACAGTTGTGCGTGGCGGTGTTGCCGGAGGTCTGTCGCCGATTGGATTTGGTGCCGATCGTCAATCAGAACGACGCACCACTGAAAACCGCTTTTGTGACTCCCGTGGACATCGCAACGGCCAAGACAGGGATCACGGCATCAGAGCGAGCGGAGACGATTCGACGTTTGGCGGACCCCGAGTGTGCGATCACCGATTTCGTTCGGCCCGGCCATGTTTACCCCTTGCTGGCCAAGCAAGGCGGCGTCCTGCGTCGGGCCGGACACACCGAAGCCGCCGTCGATTTGGCGCGGATGGCGGGGCTGGAACCCGCCGGTGTGTTGTGTGAAATCCTGGACGAAACGGGAGACCGGGCCAGCCGACCGAAGCTGCGGGAACTGGCCGACGAACACAACATGGTCATGATCAGTATTGAACAACTGATCGCCTATCGCCGCGTCAGTGAACGATTGATCACACGCAGTGCCGGCGCTCAATTGCCGACCCAGTACGGCGATTTTCAGATCTTGGTCTACCAAGTCGAATACGAGTCCCAGGAACCGATCGCGCTAGTGTTCGGCGACTTGAAAGCGCCCGGGCCACCGCCGTTGGTTCGAATGCACAGCAGTTGTTTCACCGGTGATTTGATTTCATCGCTGCGTTGTGACTGTGGCGATCAGTTGCACATGGCGTTGAAGATGATCAGCCAGGAAGGTCGTGGTGCGTTGGTCTATTTGCCCCAGGAAGGTCGCGGCATCGGACTGTCCGCAAAAATCCGTGCGTACGCTCTACAGGACCAGGGGCTCGATACCGTTGAAGCCAACCACGCGTTGGGATTCAAAGCCGACATGCGGGATTACGGTATTGGTCTTCAGATCTTGAAAGACTTGGGGCTGCACGAAGTGCGATTGCTGACCAACAACCCCAAGAAGACCGAAGCGTTCAACTTGCGAGGATTTGATCTGCGAGTCGTCGATCAGGTTCCGATCGTTCCGGCGATCAACCAGCACAACCAACGCTACATGGAAACCAAACGCGACAAGATGGGGCACCAGTTGCCGTGA
- a CDS encoding prephenate dehydrogenase — translation MTDDDFRLTIIGVGLLGGSVAKAIRRGHPHVHVCGVSRRPSTLERALDAGVIDQGFEHLADACVDSDVVVIATPVDRLAGYVIQAANHSPAECLITDVGSTKAGIVNDVGDDANAAAKFVAAHPIAGSEKTGVENATDDLFDGKVIILTPTAANRPAVREKADQFWRATGGRCLEMTPEEHDDRLAAISHVPHLMSSLVAKLTDPESLPLAGSGWRDITRVAAGDPEMWTAICQQNRSAVLDQLRRCADELKVLHQWIETRDDAELCRWLADAQAVRWRSDESDAGG, via the coding sequence GTGACCGACGATGATTTTCGGCTGACCATCATCGGCGTCGGCTTGTTAGGCGGAAGCGTTGCCAAGGCGATCCGTCGCGGTCATCCCCATGTGCACGTTTGTGGCGTCAGCCGCCGTCCATCGACACTGGAACGTGCATTGGATGCGGGCGTGATCGATCAGGGTTTTGAACACTTGGCCGATGCTTGTGTGGACAGTGATGTCGTGGTCATCGCCACGCCCGTGGACCGATTGGCGGGTTATGTGATCCAGGCGGCGAATCACTCGCCAGCAGAGTGTCTGATCACCGACGTCGGCAGCACCAAAGCGGGAATCGTCAACGATGTCGGCGACGATGCGAATGCTGCTGCCAAATTTGTGGCCGCTCATCCGATCGCCGGCAGCGAGAAAACCGGTGTCGAAAACGCCACCGATGATTTGTTCGACGGCAAAGTCATCATCTTGACCCCCACGGCGGCCAATCGCCCGGCGGTGCGTGAAAAGGCGGATCAGTTTTGGCGTGCCACCGGCGGGCGCTGTCTGGAAATGACGCCGGAGGAACACGACGATCGACTGGCGGCGATCAGCCACGTTCCGCATCTGATGTCGTCCTTGGTCGCCAAGTTGACGGATCCGGAATCGTTGCCGCTGGCCGGCAGCGGCTGGCGAGACATCACGCGGGTTGCCGCGGGCGATCCGGAAATGTGGACCGCCATCTGTCAACAGAATCGTTCCGCGGTGCTGGATCAACTGCGGCGCTGTGCGGACGAACTGAAAGTGTTGCATCAGTGGATTGAAACGCGGGACGACGCAGAATTGTGCCGCTGGTTGGCCGACGCCCAAGCGGTTCGTTGGCGGTCCGACGAATCCGATGCCGGCGGGTGA